Genomic window (Primulina eburnea isolate SZY01 chromosome 8, ASM2296580v1, whole genome shotgun sequence):
CAAAATTTGAGTAGTTTTTTTTCTGCACATATAAGTAATTTAAGTggttaaatgattttatttaaatgaaaataaaatattaattaaaatgatAGTGGGACCCATAAATATTTGGCTGATGTGATATTTGATTTGAAATATGAGATATTTGAATAGAGATATATTTGATTGATGATGTAAATTATGGGGTCCACAAATATTTGAaggaaatatttttcttattgtgGATGGCCTGAGACGACAGTCTTacatataaaatacatttcaatcgAAATATATATtactaaatatatattaatagaTATACTGTGAGACAATCAGTTCTGTTCATGTTGTATGTTCAGAtttataacaaaaaaataatactttttttgTAGATGATTCATTACAAAATTGAGCTGTCTCACgaaagttttttttaatatatataatagatGTCCACATTTCAAATTTCTTTGGATAGATGTTTTATGtgctaaaaataaataatacacaagtatttataccacatttcaaaaatattttggagtTACTCTGATATaaatgtttgaaatatatttatttataatatgattatattatttttgttaattgTCTCACACCGGTTGAATAAATAAcctgagagttgtatatatgggcttGGACAGTCCTTCcctcttgagctagcttttggggttgagttaggtccatgTTCCAATcttacatggtatcagagcccgggttccaccgttatgtgttgaactgcctataattaggccacccgtttTGCTTATAATTAGGTCATTAGTAAACTCCAcactccagatgttcattcttgGGCGTGAGAGGATGTGTTAAATGTCTCACATCGGTTGAATAAATAATCTGGGAGTTGCATAtatgggcttggacaatcctcccctttgagctagcttttggggttgagttaggttcaagttccaatcttaacaattTTAATATAATGTTAAAACTTGTGAGTGATTCTTGAACTGTCAAATAAAGTATTAGGCTTCGAGGTCAGCTCGAATTCAATAATTTTGTATACAAATCAAATGTTTTTCTAGCAGGCAAAAAAACCTTTCAAATTGACTCGATTTTATTTATTCACACAAGATAATGAAAATGATGCAAATATTAAGATAATCGTATCAAATATTTTGGAAATTATTGAGAAGATAAAAAGAAATAGATAGAGAAGGAGATGAAATGTTCTAATTATTTATGACAAAATATCAATTGTTATGTATGTTTTTTGAATTAATTATAGTCATGTAATTATGTtcttttgatatattttattttatttttttgtcaaaattATGCAACTAAATGGCTTTGTTACAATTTATTATTACATCGTTAAACACACATGTATAtctcaaatgatttttaaaattacttacttacaaaaattaaataataaaaatggtcatttaattacattattttgCGGATAATGACTAAAATTGATAAAATTGAGTTTAATGCATTAATGTCAACCACCAAcgtaaatatatattaattctttaatttttgagaaactatatttatatatatatatatatatatatatatatatatatatatatatatatttatatattattattattattttttaacacgtgataaataaatatttttaaatcaaattcaataaaactaatgaaaaaactttttttaaaaaattcagtaaCTTCCTCTAAATCCTCATTCACAGATAATTTTGTAACATAGTACgtgtttgacacatttgaaGAATAACAACaattgtttcatcaatatctttataCAAATAGGTTGTTATTTTATCACAAAATTTATTCATAATGtacacaacaacttattagTTTTAAAgacaataaaatatattataagtaaattatatataaactaaaaaacttattttattaacatttactaTGTGTATTCCAAAATAATGCCAATAAGTTTTATAAAGTGTCCTCTAATAAGTTGTGTACTTCTTTTAGAATTAGTttaatcattttccattacgTGACAATCTATACTATCTTGTATCTgtgaactttgtaatatagaACAAAATTACCACATTAGcaaatgtatattaattaaaattttgcgCAAATaggataataatattttttacttttaGATCATTAAAGACATATTTCAAACTTAATATCtcattgtttttgttgtttcCATATGTAGGTAGTTCATAATAACGAACAAATCTAAGTTTAAACGTCCATTGAAACTTGGAAGGATTCAACTCACACATGGTGCTGAAAAGAGAATTCATTTCAGAATTCAGTTTTGGAGTACataaatttagtaagataaacaaaataaaattagtttccaATATAATAAGCAACAgtgcattatttataatttaaattcaaataagGAGGCCCAAGAGAAAAAAGTTATACAGTAGGTGCTTTTGACATAAttattgtgatacccttgtcccacatctgaaaaattaaagatttaaaatgagtttataatggcttacaatggacttttaTTACAATTTGAGTTAATCATTTCCGtaaaagcgaggacgaatacgaagtagttgctatagaggcccattgtgcagtcatgcAGGTGCtggcccgggctcggggcgtgacagaatggtatcagagccggtcaccggcagGAACACCGGGAAAaaagtgctatgcggggcaaagtgctacgtgcatgggagccacctcttgaacatgtggagcaaagtgttacatgacgggagccacctcttgaacctgtaggtgGCACCTCTAAATTCTCGGTGCTgtggatcgaggggtcaggccgcgacgaggacatcgcgttctgaaggagagGTGATTGTGAtgcccttgtcccacatctaaaaaatcaaagatttaaaatgaatttataagggtatgaatacgaagtagttgttatacttataggggcccattgtgcaacagaatggtatcagagccggtcaccggcatggaacacggagaaataagtgctatgcggcaaattgctacgtgcatgggagccacctcttgaacccgCGGGGCAAAGTGATACATGACGGGAGACacttcttgaacctgtaggagccacatCTAGATGCTCGGTGTtggtggatcgaggggtcaggccgcgatgaggacgtcgcgttctgaaagaggggtgattgtgatacccttgtcccgcatcttaaaaatgagtttataatgactGACAAtgaacttctatagcaacttgggttaatcattttcgtaaagcgagaaCGAATACAAAATAGTTGATATAgaggcccattgtgcagtcacgcaggcccgggcccgggctcgggacgtgacagaatggtatcagagcctgtCACCGGCAGGAACACCGGGAAACAAGTGCTATgcgggcaaagtgctacatgcatgggagccacctcttgaacctgtggggcaaagtgctacatgacgggagccacctctagattctcgacgctggtggatcgaggggtcaggGCGCAACGAGGACGTCACGTTCTGAAGGAgaggtgattgtgatacccttgtcccacatcttaaaaatgaaatatttaaaatgagtttataatgacttacaatggacttctatagcaacttgggttcatcattttcgtaaaagcgaggacgaatacgaagtagttgctatagaagcctattgtgcagtcacgcagccgcGAGCCTGGGCTCCGGgcgtgattgtgatacccttgtcctacatcttaaaaatgaaagatttaaaatgagtttataatggcttacaatggacttctatagtaACTTGGGTTAACCATTTTCGTAAAACATGGACGAATAAGtaatagttgctataggggcccattctTCAGTCACGTTGTCGCGAGCCCGGGcacggggcgtgacagaatggtatcagagccgatcaCCAGCATGGAACACTGGGAAATAAGTGTTATGCTGGGCAAAGTACTACGTGCATGAGAGTCATCTCTTGAACCTGCGGTGCAAAGttctacatgacgggagccacctattgaacctgtaggagccacctctaggttctcggtgctggtggattgagaggtcaggccgcgacgaggacgtcgcgttctaaaggaggggtgattgtgatacccttgtcccacatcttaaaaataaaatatttaaaatgagtttataatgacttacaattgacttctatagcaacttaggttaatcattttcgtaaagcgagaaCGAATACGAATTAGTTGCTATAGGGCCCATTGGCCAGTTACGCAGGCGCAGGCCAGGGCTCGCGGCGTGATagttgtgatacccttgtcccacatttaaaaaatgaaagatttaaaatgagtttataatggcttacaatggacttctatagcaacttgggttaatcattttcgtaaagcgaggacgaatacgaaatagttgttataggggcccattgtgcagtcacgcaggcccGGACCCGGGCTCGGgacgtgacagaatggtatcagagccggtcaccggcatggaacaccgggaaataagtgctatgcggggcaaagtgctacgtgcatgagagccacctcttgaacctgcggggcaaagtgctacatgacgggagacacctcttgaacctgtaggagccacctctagattctcggcgctggtggatcgaggggtcaggccgcgacgaggacgtcgtgTTCTGAAGGAgaggtgattgtgatacccttgtcccacatcttaaaaatgaaagatttaaaatgagtttataatgacttacaatggacttctatagcaacttgggttaatcattttcgtaaagcgaggacggatACGAAATAGTTGccataggggcccattgtgcattCACGCAGGCCCGGGCTCGGTGCGTGATAATTATACTATGCATTATTAAGGGTAATAGACATGTATACTGAGGGTAATTTAAtgtatatttgaattttttaaaatatctctCTTTTAATTTTCCTGAGCTATCTTATTTGACTTTTAAGAAGACAATCCAAAAGatacaatatacatatagtttttttttgacggtatacaatatacatatagtTTTGGAATAAAACTATcatgtatatttttttttttcaaattaagaTAATCTCGAAATAACATATATTTGATGTTAAACATTTATGATTACTAAATGATAATTTAATGTTAATTGGAAAACATTCTTTAAGTCATAACTtttaattcaatcaaattctgtaaagaaaaattaaataaactaattaaatattatattttttagaaaattttgtttttatatatatatatatatttctttatcAAATCGAACATTTTAACTTCATCTCTGATTAATTAATAGTATAAATTTTATGAGCAGTCGTATTCGTGACACACTCGATGTTTGTgtatacaaaataaatataacacatcataattttaaaatgtgCATCTCTATAGTTCGTGGGCTATAGGTTGAATGGGCTTGGGCGATGTATTGGGCCACTCGATCAATCTGGGCCGTATGGTATATTCGTCATCCTTCTTATCGTGACAACTCGCGGTTGCGCGTACTAAATATGTGTGTATACATACAAATACACACACAATCAAATATGCGTCTGATTTCCAGCCGTTGCGTCAGAAGAATATCTTCTTGCTATCTTCTTGCTCCTCTCATTGCACACAAACACCAAGTATAACCTTAAACTTTTGTTTCGATTGTCCCATTTTGTGTTGAGAACTTAAATAATATGTCAAATTAAGGAGAAGGGACATGTTGGGCACGGTATATTTTTCTGAATCCGCCATTGAagttatttatttgattaacCAGACCCGCAAGTTCAATTCGCTGTACCCGTTTAAGGGGCAGAACCCCAGTATTGTATTAGCTCCGAGAAGAAAAAATCAGATTGGAATTACGTCAAGAAGCTCTTTAACTGATGGGGGTGGGATTGTTCTGGATAAAGAGTTTGAATTCAAGCCATCCTTTGATGAGTATTTGAAGGCCTTGGAATCTGTCAAGACGGACAGAGACAATTGTTCTCATATTAGTAGTCCGACGAAAAAGAAGAGCATCAAGAAAAGAGTTCAGGATGAAAAGGGTGACGACGCACGGGATAATGGTCACGAGGATTCCAGAAAGGGTGCTTCTCATAAGAAAAATGTCTTTGTTCAAGAAGATTCAAGAAAGAGTGCTTCTCATAAAAATGCATTTGTTCAAGAAGATTCAAGAAAGGGTCTGAAAAAGTCGTCGGAACTCATCAAGAGGACGCAGAATGTGAGTGTCAAGAATCTTGGTGCTAATAAAAGTGGCAGCGGTGAGAGTAAGATGTTGGACTTGGAAAGAGCTGCATTTAAGTCACTGGAGAATGTAGATGATTTCATGGACAGGCCAAGAATCTCAAAATTAGACATGGAGGAGAGAATTCGAAAGCTTTCTAAGAGGTGAGTAGATCGCTTGTATTGTGTGATTATGtgataaatataattaattgttATGAAGTTCATGTTGATTTCTTCATGTTTTTTTAGTTATTGGGAATTCTGAAACAGTGTTTAATTCCAAGTGGGACAGTTAATAGAAAAGCAATGTCGTGATAATTGACCATATATGTGTGTGCCAGAGTAAGGATCTTTCGTGTAATTGCCACAAGAAGGTGACTGATATGATGCTTGTTAATTACTCAGTGGTTTTTTTTAGTTCTTTTTTGGCAGATAAGTATTTTTACAACTACGGACTTCATCCCTTCGTCCAATTTGCTTCCCTCGTTTGACATGCACACTTACCCCTTATAGTGTTAACTGGAGCACTAATTTAAAGACCCCCATATCGTATCTGATAATTGTGAGTGTTAATGTTTTATTACCAAGTCTTAATTTTGACTGGAAGAAGTCCTTTCGGGTAAAACATACGCTTTGTTTCCAGCATCTGTTGTGACTGCACCAATTACTATGGATCGAATTTTTTCTACCTCATAATGAAGTAATGTTCTTCATTCCTACAGTCTGAATGGTGCAGACATTGACATGCCTGAGTGGAAATTCTCTCAAATGATGCAAAGTGCTCAGATAAGATTTTCGGACTACTCCATCCGGAGGATTGTCCAGATTTTGGGTGAGTTGGGAAACTGGAGACGAGTTCTTCAACTCATTGAATGGATTCAATCACGTGAGCGCTTCAAATCTCACAACATACGGTACTTATTCGCTACTTCGTTTCCTGCCCTGTTCTGAAATTTATCTAAAAATTAGTAATTAATTGGTTGAGAATACATTCAAATTTCAATTATGAACATGTCAACAAGATATGGTGTGATACTCCTACTCGTAATTGGTTACCTGATTTTGAGTCTGCTTGCTTTAAGATCTGTCTGATGCATCGAATTTATGGGTACACTATTCTAAGGttgttttctttaaaaaaaataaaaatattctaaTGTTTCTTTGGTTTCTTTTGTCATCCATCATATTCAAATCTAGCTTGAAAAAACTTACcagtttcttttttaaaattaacaaaTATTTTGCCACATGATTTCTTTTGCATAAATAAAAGTTGTATGAGCATATGATCTGGAAACGTTTATCTGCATCTAAAAGGTTCCTATTTTAGACGCTCAGAAGTCATATCTAGGATGCTATGTTCTTCAATGAGATGGTGCAATAATTCTGAGGGCTGAAGtcataataaatttattaaatccattgattctcctggaaattattttttttatgaattacaTTTACCTGATTTTTTTTTCGGGCTGTGCGGGTAGCCGTTGTCAATCCATGAGTTGTATAACATACTATTGCCTTCAGAAATTTGTCCAAAGATGACCACGTATCTTTTTATAAAATCAGGTTTTTATTTTGCTCGACTTGGAAATTGCGTCCTAGTTAAATATTGTCGAGCCTTTTTCTTTCATTTGATGGAACTGCTGCATAACTTACAGCTGTAGGTGGATCCTCTTTCTCAATTGAGGAACTGCTTTATTGCATCTGATCAAACACATTGCAGTTATATCTTCATTCTTCGGTCatcatttgatttttctagtATACCCATAATTCCAGGCATATCTATACTGCTGCACTTGATGCCCTTGGAAAAGCAAGGAGGCCAGTGGAAGCACTAAATCTCTTTCACGTTATGCAGGTAGTACTTTGTAGTTTGTATTATGTATATTCACGCACTAGTACCAGATAGAGAGGATATAGGACGTGGAATGATTCTTCTTTTATCTGATAGGGGCAAACGGCCTCTTACCCTGACATTGTGGCATATCGGTGCATTGCTGTCACTCTTGGACAAGCGGGGCATATGAAGGAACTATTTGATGTTATTGATTCGATGCGATCTCCTCCACAAAAGAAGTTTAAAACTGGATATCTTGAGAAGTGGGATCCACGATTAGAACCTGATATTGTTGTCTACAATTCTGTAAGTAGGTTGATGTTCTAGATAATGTactatttttttttggtttgtgGAGAATCATTGTCGCCTACTAAGGAACCTTTGTTTAGTTTGGTGATTGATATGTAACTTACAGCGTCGGTGTTTCGATGTGTAAGGGTGGGTTGTTTTCTGGTGAGACTCTGAGAAAGCAGTAATCTTGCTACTCATTTTGATCAAAAGCTATTTGTTTTGGGACATAATAGCTGCACGTCTCAATGTGCAAGAATGGGTTTGTTTTCTGGTGAGACTTTGAGAAAGCAGTAATCTTGCTACTCATTTTGATCAAAAGCTATTTGTATTGGGACATAATAGCTGCACGTCCAGTTTGGGTTTCAACTCTTGGGTAACACACATCAGACTGTTCTGATGCAAATGAAAAAGCCTCTTGACTGTATTATGTCATACCATGTGCTACTTTCCAGTTTCCTTTTCTATGCTGGCAGTTTGATGATTATAAATATGTTGCAAAAAGGGTATTTTTGAACTTTCCCTTCTTTTAAAACATGATCTTTAATATTGCTGCTATCATTTAGTTTAGGTTTTATTTCTTGAGGATTCATGAATGCATTTGTTGCAGGTGCTTAATGCTTGTGTACGGCGTAAGAAATGGGAAGGGGCCTTCTGGGTCCTACAGCAAATAAGCGAACAAAGCCAACAACCTTCAATGACAACATATGGACTAGTTATGGAGGTAATGCTCGTTTCTGTAGCCCTTATAGCCTTAGTCTGAAGTGTGGAAACTGTGGATGGTGATGGTTAAAAGTAGTCCTGCTTCTATAATTTTTCCAAGAAATTCAGTGTTGATTATTGTTGGTTTTGTTGTTGGCTTCTGATTAAATTACTTACTTTCACATCCATTTTTAATCTTATCGGTTAGTTTCTCACGACGTGTAATAGGATAAATGTAAGGTCCAGATTTCGCATACCCAAACCCACACACTATTTGTAGAGGTCCGACCTTATTTAAAGTACCGATAACGCATATAATCAACACAAGACCTAACAtttataaagaatcataatttatttattaaaaagaaacaatgaGTCAATCTCTCAATCATATCAATGAGTAAATAAATTAGTCTTCCAAAGAACTAACCAAAAATATATGAAGGAAAATAATCCGCAAATCCTAaaagaactcaaatgaaagaattcaaGTCTCCAAACTCTATGGAACATCCTTCATGTCATCATCATCCTCAATGATCTCTTTTATATATTctacgtattcgtattcgtctTCCTCGTTCAGATTATTACCTGAAAACAAAAATTATTCAGTACACTCCTGTATCCAGCCACTAATTCGATCTCAGATAACGAACGACAAAACCTttcacaaaaataaataataaatacacaTGTAGCTAGGATGACCGAATGCAAGAATAACGTAATGACATAATCCAGATCAGAATTTATGTCATGCAGCACTTTGACCATAGGGAAACAAGAGGTGGCTCACATGTTTCCCCACATGCAGCACTTTGACCCGCATGAACCAAGATGTGGCTCACATGACAGACATAACAAAACAACATCCACAATGAGACCCTATCATGCATCACTTTGACCATTGAGAAACAAGAGGTGGCTCACATGTATCCAACATGCATCACTTTGACCCGCAGGAACCAAGAGGTGGCTCACATGACACACATATCATTCAAATATCACCAGAACATAACCAAATACGGAATTCCAACAAATAAGGAACAATAAAATATCGATAACAACAATATGCATCCAAATTCATTACTGTGAAGATTTTTGCGAAATAATGTCGGAATAGGAGTGTACGCACCTGAGGTTTTTAGCTTAATTGTGAATACTTAGACAAATTCTCCCCACCCTCACAATCTAAAACCAAATTAGTTATCTCAATTAACAGTGGCTTAATAAACTTTAACTTTAAagcaaatattataaatatttctaAGATTTTCGTATGTATTACAATTACTTATGGGTTACTATTTGAAAGTTAAgaattatgttattttattaataaacataaaaatatctAAATAATTAGTTTTAGCACCAATTCTCATATAAAACGAACATTAGAATCCTTTCTATCTTTGACACAAACATTGAagctttatttaaatttatatataagaCTTGATAATTCAACTAAAGTCACTGTAAATTTTCAAAACTTGGCTATGATTTATTTGAGATGTTTACACGTAAGATTAGGATTCCAGAAGATAACTTTTCTACAGAATTTGATCTTAATCCATCAAAACTAATTAGCTTTAGATAATTCGAGTTTCATAACGTACCTTCAAGAAATAACACACTTACAAACTAATCAGTAATCCGTTGTTTTTTTTAAAGTCGCTAACCAATTGTTGGTTAGTTGTATTATTCATCAAAAAAACCCAAATTATATTCAATCTACCCATTCAATCTCATTCCcaaatatacatatattaatGTTACCTTGGAAGGAGAAGAACAACTAATATTATTTCCAAAATACAACTAACCTTGGACTAGAAGGGTGCACAACCTAAGCTTCCAGCAGTAGGAGTCGGCCAATTTGTGGGGTGATGAAGCCTCtctctatttttttttgaatggcGCTTAAGAGGTTGTGGGTAGGGTTTTCTTTCccttaaaatttataaatatatgtgtatatacgTTATGAAAGATAATGGGCCAaaaactaattattatttattttgcaaGCCCATTAATTAGTTAGATTCTTCTATACATATATTTACAAAATTTAATTGGCTAGAATACGGGTTgttagctcatcacataagaacttcaaagttaagcgtgtGAGTGGATGAGTAACTTTCTGGGAAATtttctagggtgcgtgtgagtgaggacctaagcacgctggaaagattcttcttggtacagtgaggacagtcttCGAGTATTACCATGTGAATATTAGAATATGAGTGGAGTCTTGTTAGGGTGGTTGATCTCTTTTGGCTTTTTCTCATATTTgtactaaagagattcaagataACATGTTCTATAGCTGTACTTCTTCCAAGCTTCAAGAGCAAAATATCTAGCTTCTGTAAATAGTCCCATGTTGAGCCCCAAGACTTGCGGTTTTCAGCCTGGTTTTTCTACTTTTGATAGAAACTACTTGGTGGTTGCAAAAACGTATTTTTTTGTGCTTATATAGCTCAATTCTCTTTCTAGCCAAAAATTTGTTGCTTTTTCTTCCTTGTCTATAGCAGAAAATTGGTCTGTATTTCTGCAGGTAATGTTGGCCTGTGAGAAGTATAACTTGGTCCATGATTTTTTCAAGAAAGTACAAAAGGCATACGTACCAAATGCTTTGATATATAAAGGTAAATTGTTGAATTGCATATTTATCCTAATGCATAGGAGACTATTACATGTCAAATTTCTTTTTGTTGTCTGTAGTTCTTGTGAATGCTTTATGGAGGGAAGGTAGAACTGAGGAGGCCATAATGGCTGTTGAAGAGATGGAGAGACGAGGAATAGTTGGTAATGCTAGTTTGTACTATGATCTTGCTCGCTGCCTCTGTAGCGTGGGAAGGTGCAACGAAGCGTTAAAGCTAGTATGTATTTTCAAATGTGCAACacttttgttgttttttttccTATTTTGCATAAAGTTTCATTAATATCTTTTGCTTACCATGTTGAAATTCTTACCGTGCTTTCTCCGTGTGATGGTTTGTATCCATTGCCTACTCGTTGGTAGTTTGTAGCATGTCTGAGATTATTTGAGTCACTATTTGTTTGAAGCAATATGACATTCAGagtttgaaaatgagaaaaaaagaaaatggGGAAACAATACAACATGATCCTTTTCTACATAGTTCTGTTTATAatatctctagttccatttggTAACTCTAATTCAAACTTTGAATCAGAATACTAGACAGCAGGAGTGCGCATCAGAAATTAGAAGCGGATATATTTATTGTTCTGACTTATGGAAGTTGCACCAAAATTTGCATGGTTTCTGTTTGATGGAATACTACAATTGCAGATTCTTGCTTGGGGAAATTGAATCTTACCTCTTTTCTCATTTCCTTGCTGTTTTTCCTCACAGATTGACAAGATATGCAAAGTTGCAAATAAACCACTTGTGGTAACTTACACTGGTTTAATTCAAGCGTGTCTGGACTCTGGAGACGTTCAAAATGGTGCATATGTCTTTGATCAGATGCAGAAGTTTTGTATGCCGAATTTGATAACATGTAACATAATGATTAAAGCTTTTCTGGACCATGGAATGTTTGAAGAAGCCAGACAATTGTTCCTGAGCTTATTGGAGAATGGAAACTTTATCAAGCATGAAGGAGATTATAAAGTTAGAGTCATACCAGATATCTATTCATTCAACACAATGTTGGAAGCATCCTATGCGAAACACAAATGGGATGATCTCGAGTTTGTATATGAGCAGATGCTGAAATATGGTCACCACTTCAATGCAAAACGTCATCTTCGCTTAATATTGGATGCCCGTCGTGCTGGAAAGGTAACGTTTTCAAAATTAACAATTTTAAACAAAGTAACATACACAAATTAAATAGGC
Coding sequences:
- the LOC140838642 gene encoding pentatricopeptide repeat-containing protein At1g30610, chloroplastic, whose amino-acid sequence is MLGTVYFSESAIEVIYLINQTRKFNSLYPFKGQNPSIVLAPRRKNQIGITSRSSLTDGGGIVLDKEFEFKPSFDEYLKALESVKTDRDNCSHISSPTKKKSIKKRVQDEKGDDARDNGHEDSRKGASHKKNVFVQEDSRKSASHKNAFVQEDSRKGLKKSSELIKRTQNVSVKNLGANKSGSGESKMLDLERAAFKSLENVDDFMDRPRISKLDMEERIRKLSKSLNGADIDMPEWKFSQMMQSAQIRFSDYSIRRIVQILGELGNWRRVLQLIEWIQSRERFKSHNIRHIYTAALDALGKARRPVEALNLFHVMQGQTASYPDIVAYRCIAVTLGQAGHMKELFDVIDSMRSPPQKKFKTGYLEKWDPRLEPDIVVYNSVLNACVRRKKWEGAFWVLQQISEQSQQPSMTTYGLVMEVMLACEKYNLVHDFFKKVQKAYVPNALIYKVLVNALWREGRTEEAIMAVEEMERRGIVGNASLYYDLARCLCSVGRCNEALKLIDKICKVANKPLVVTYTGLIQACLDSGDVQNGAYVFDQMQKFCMPNLITCNIMIKAFLDHGMFEEARQLFLSLLENGNFIKHEGDYKVRVIPDIYSFNTMLEASYAKHKWDDLEFVYEQMLKYGHHFNAKRHLRLILDARRAGKDKLLEMTWKHLNVTQRVLPPLLILELFCTRLEQRDHGSALNCITNYCVESHLFSRKSWPKFFTENGHRFERATLMKLVQEMNIVIANNESLVLEQLMKSCEDFLRTQGATTELGELEVASRSHSETAF